The DNA window GGTTGGGGATGTTGGTCAAACCGTCATAGGTGGCCCGGTAATGCAGGTCCAGGGCGCTCTTCTTGCTCTCGGTGGTATCCTCGAGCACACCCTCGATGAGTCGTTCGCCATCGGGGCCCTCCACCAGCCGGGAACTCTCCGAGACCCAGAGGTGCTCCCCATCGCTGCGCCGTATCTGATACTCACGGTTGGCCACTACGCCGTCGCGCAGCAGATTCTCCAGGTAGGTCCGGCGCTCCTCGTTGTCCACGAGGATGTCCAGGCCCATGCCCGGCCGCCCCACCAGCTCGGAAGGCGTGTCGTAGCCCAAAAGCCGCGCGGTGGCAGGGTTGACCTCCAGGAAGGTGCCCTCCATGTCGCACTGGAAGATGCCCTCCACGGCCCGTTCGAAAATGGTCCGGTATTTCTCCTCGGCCCGGCGAAGGGCTTCCTCGGTGCGGCGGCGCTGAGCGATCTCGGCCTCCAGCAGGGCCTTCTGGCGATGCAGGTCGATGAACACGTTGACCTTGCTCCGCAGCATCTGGGCGTCCACCGGCCGGAAGAGATAGTCCACGGCCCCCACCTCGTAGCCGCGGCGCACGTTCTCCGGGTCCTGGAAGATGGAAGTGACGAAAATGATCGGCACACCGGCCCCCCGGGGCGACTCCTTGATGGCCCTGGCGGTGTCGTAGCCATTGAGGCCCGGCATCTGCACGTCCAGGAGGATCAGGGCGAAATCGTGCGCCGCGACCATCTCCAGCGCCTGCTGCCCGTCCTGGGCCGTGCGGATGGAGATGTCCCCGCGCTTGAGCATGTGCTCGAGCACGACCAGATTCATGGGGGTGTCGTCGACGATGAGAATTTCCAGTGGATGGTCGGACACGCGGTCTCCGGTTCCGGCCTCAGGCCGAAGCGCCCGGCGCGGACCGGACGAGCAGAAAGCCGCCCCGGGGATCGGGCTCGGCGCGCAGGACGAAGTCGAAGCGATCCAGATCCAGACAGAGTTCCAGGTCGCGCGGCGGGGCGTAGTCCTTCGCCGGGTCATGGAACTTGGCCGCGCTCGGGACGGTCGGCAGATAGCCGGCCAGGGTCTTGAAGCTGTTGGGGAAGCCGTCCAGCTCGTTCTTGATGTAGATGGCGCACATGCTGTCCTCGGGGCTCGGCAGAACTCCGGCCTCCCCGAGAGCCACCAGGGTCACGATCTCGGGCCCGCGCGCGCGGATGTGCTCGACCACGGCCCGGGCGTTGACGAAGGAGCCGGTGACGATCTCGTCGGCCGACGCGGCGGCGGCCAGGCCCTGGGTGCCCGCGCTGGTGGTGAAGACCACCCGGCGTCCGCCGAAGTCCTCGTTTTCCACCAGGGCCGGAGAGTTGCCGTAATCGAACCCCGGCAGGGGGATGCAGTCGCGTTCGCCCATGAGCGCCGCACCGGGCAACGACTTGGCCAGGGCCCGCGCGTCGTCCTCTCCGGCGACGGCCAGGATCTCGCCGCCCGAGGCGGCCACGAAGCAGGCCGTGGTGAAGGCACGGAACACGTCGATGACCACGGTCAGGCCCCGGGCCTCCCGGGCCCCTTCCAGGCCGTAGGTGATGAATACGTTCACGCTCACCTCTCGTGCTCGCCATCCGGCCCGCTGGCGTGCGGAAACCGTTCAGCGGCGGAGCAATCTGGGCATGGGTCTAAGCCTGTACAGACAAACCGTCAAGACCGGCGCGCCTTGCGCGGCCCAAGGATTTCCTCTATATGCGGGCCTGACGAAAAGCGTCAACCATCGAATGGGAAGGACGGCCATGCGCAAACGGATTCTCGTCACCGGCGGCTCGGGCTTCATCGGATCCCATCTCTGCGCCCGCCTTTTGGAAGAAGGCTGCGAGGTGCTTTGCGCGGACAACTTTTTCACCGGGCGTAAGGAAAACGTCGTTCCGCTGCTGCACAACCCCTACTTCGAGCTGCTGCGCCACGACATCACCTTCCCGCTCTACGTGGAGGTGGACGAAATCTACAACTTGGCCTGCCCGGCCTCGCCCATCCACTACCAGTTCGACCCGGTGCAGACCACCAAAACCTCGGTG is part of the Desulfovibrio aminophilus DSM 12254 genome and encodes:
- a CDS encoding GGDEF domain-containing response regulator — translated: MSDHPLEILIVDDTPMNLVVLEHMLKRGDISIRTAQDGQQALEMVAAHDFALILLDVQMPGLNGYDTARAIKESPRGAGVPIIFVTSIFQDPENVRRGYEVGAVDYLFRPVDAQMLRSKVNVFIDLHRQKALLEAEIAQRRRTEEALRRAEEKYRTIFERAVEGIFQCDMEGTFLEVNPATARLLGYDTPSELVGRPGMGLDILVDNEERRTYLENLLRDGVVANREYQIRRSDGEHLWVSESSRLVEGPDGERLIEGVLEDTTESKKSALDLHYRATYDGLTNIPNRLLFFDRLEHALARAKRYGYGLAVLFLDLDGFKSVNDNFGHRAGDELLLQTAGRLRRRVRASDTLARLGGDEFGVLLERVTELDSVTQAAENMIAALAEPFRIGAAEFHIGVSVGVSLFPGDAEDASSLVSRADAAMYAAKKGGGNRPAFAGSIPC
- a CDS encoding 2-phosphosulfolactate phosphatase — encoded protein: MNVFITYGLEGAREARGLTVVIDVFRAFTTACFVAASGGEILAVAGEDDARALAKSLPGAALMGERDCIPLPGFDYGNSPALVENEDFGGRRVVFTTSAGTQGLAAAASADEIVTGSFVNARAVVEHIRARGPEIVTLVALGEAGVLPSPEDSMCAIYIKNELDGFPNSFKTLAGYLPTVPSAAKFHDPAKDYAPPRDLELCLDLDRFDFVLRAEPDPRGGFLLVRSAPGASA